A stretch of the Deltaproteobacteria bacterium genome encodes the following:
- the murA gene encoding UDP-N-acetylglucosamine 1-carboxyvinyltransferase, producing MDIFVIKGGRPLSGSCRVSGAKNAVLPAMAASLLADGPVEIVGAPRLRDISTFGKLLGILGAKVAHDGAEPGGVPVLRITSGEPGDAEAPYDLVKTMRASVLVLGPLLARYGRARISLPGGCAIGPRPIDQHLKGLELLGAKTTLSEGYIEASADRLVGAPVYFDLKTVTGTENLMMAAALAEGTTVLKNAAREPEVTDLARLLRAMGADIEGEGTDEIVVRGVRSLRGARHEVMADRIEAATILLAGAITGGDVTAAGADAGAMDAVLEKIQESGAEVDAVPGGVRVRRAGPIRSVNVKTAPYPGFPTDVQAQFMAYMCLGDGFSIVSETIFENRFMHVAELRRMGARIDVSGNTAAVKGVPKLSGAPLMATDLRASASLVLAGLAASGTTEVLRIYHLDRGYDSLENKLSSLGADIARVKE from the coding sequence CTGGATATCTTCGTCATCAAGGGAGGGAGGCCGCTTTCGGGGTCTTGCCGGGTTTCCGGCGCGAAAAACGCGGTGCTCCCGGCGATGGCGGCATCGCTCCTCGCGGACGGCCCGGTCGAAATCGTCGGCGCGCCCCGCCTCCGGGACATCTCCACCTTCGGAAAGCTCCTGGGGATCCTCGGCGCGAAGGTCGCGCACGACGGGGCGGAGCCGGGCGGCGTACCGGTCCTGCGGATCACGTCCGGGGAGCCGGGCGACGCCGAGGCTCCGTACGATCTCGTCAAGACGATGCGGGCGTCCGTCCTGGTGCTGGGCCCGCTCCTGGCGCGGTACGGCCGGGCGCGCATCTCCCTGCCCGGAGGGTGCGCGATCGGCCCGCGCCCCATCGACCAGCACCTGAAAGGGCTCGAGCTGCTGGGGGCGAAGACCACGCTGTCGGAGGGGTACATCGAGGCGTCGGCCGACCGCCTCGTCGGGGCCCCGGTCTACTTCGACCTGAAGACCGTGACGGGGACGGAGAACCTGATGATGGCGGCCGCCCTCGCGGAGGGGACGACGGTGCTCAAGAACGCCGCCCGGGAGCCGGAGGTGACCGATCTCGCCCGGCTCCTGCGCGCGATGGGCGCCGACATCGAGGGGGAGGGGACCGACGAGATCGTGGTCCGCGGGGTCCGTTCCCTCCGGGGGGCGCGGCACGAGGTGATGGCGGACCGGATCGAGGCGGCCACGATCCTCCTGGCGGGGGCGATCACGGGCGGGGACGTGACGGCCGCCGGGGCGGACGCCGGGGCGATGGACGCGGTCCTGGAGAAGATCCAGGAGAGCGGCGCCGAAGTCGATGCGGTCCCGGGCGGCGTGCGGGTGCGGCGCGCGGGGCCGATCCGGTCGGTGAACGTCAAGACCGCCCCGTACCCGGGTTTCCCGACGGACGTGCAGGCCCAGTTCATGGCGTACATGTGCCTGGGGGACGGGTTCAGCATCGTGTCGGAGACCATCTTCGAAAACCGGTTCATGCACGTGGCGGAGCTCCGGCGCATGGGCGCGAGGATCGACGTCTCCGGGAACACCGCCGCGGTGAAAGGAGTCCCGAAGCTGTCGGGGGCTCCGCTGATGGCGACCGACCTCCGGGCGTCGGCGTCCCTCGTCCTGGCGGGGCTGGCCGCCTCGGGGACCACCGAGGTGCTTCGGATCTACCATCTCGACCGGGGGTACGACTCCCTGGAGAACAAGCTCTCCTCCCTGGGCGCCGACATCGCCCGGGTGAAGGAGTAG
- the prmC gene encoding peptide chain release factor N(5)-glutamine methyltransferase: MRLSELLRLCRREMASIPRAAPGEAEIIASASAGIPRGRLFLSMEEETGDASLRARGMIARRAAGEPLQYILGAWDFHGREFLLTRDTLIPRPETEGLVDRALAALRRRGAGAVYALDVGTGCGAIAVTLAAEAPSVRVVATDVSIGALRAARGNAEGHGVAGRIAFVRCDMLSALKCGGRFDVVVSNPPYVSEGEWDSLPPEVRDHEPPGALLAGPDGLSALRMLAAGAGGLLRPGGELWCEIGAGQGEAAARLPSGPLRPIGVFRDLAGRDRYSGWAMP, from the coding sequence ATGCGCCTCTCCGAGCTGCTCCGCCTGTGCCGGCGGGAGATGGCGTCCATCCCCCGCGCCGCTCCCGGCGAGGCGGAGATCATCGCGTCCGCTTCCGCCGGGATCCCGCGCGGCCGCCTCTTCCTTTCGATGGAGGAGGAGACGGGAGACGCATCCCTTCGGGCGCGCGGGATGATCGCGCGGCGCGCGGCCGGGGAACCGCTCCAGTACATACTCGGCGCGTGGGATTTCCACGGCAGGGAGTTCCTCCTCACCCGCGACACCCTGATCCCCCGACCGGAGACCGAGGGGCTGGTGGACCGCGCGCTGGCCGCGCTGCGGCGGCGCGGCGCGGGAGCGGTTTACGCCCTCGACGTGGGCACCGGGTGCGGAGCGATCGCGGTGACCCTTGCCGCCGAAGCGCCGTCGGTCCGCGTGGTCGCCACCGACGTTTCGATCGGGGCGCTTCGGGCGGCGCGCGGGAACGCCGAAGGGCACGGCGTCGCGGGACGGATCGCATTCGTCCGCTGCGACATGCTTTCCGCCTTGAAATGCGGGGGGCGTTTTGATGTAGTGGTCTCCAATCCGCCGTATGTGTCGGAAGGGGAATGGGATTCCCTGCCGCCCGAGGTCCGGGACCACGAACCTCCGGGCGCTCTGTTGGCGGGGCCGGACGGCCTGTCGGCCCTGCGGATGCTGGCCGCCGGCGCGGGCGGATTGCTCCGCCCCGGCGGGGAGCTCTGGTGCGAGATCGGGGCGGGGCAGGGCGAGGCGGCGGCCAGGCTTCCGTCGGGGCCCCTTCGACCGATCGGCGTGTTCCGGGACCTGGCGGGACGCGACCGGTATTCCGGCTGGGCCATGCCGTAA
- the prfA gene encoding peptide chain release factor 1 — MRDKLESLSAKVPELERLLSDPSVTGNAREMQRVGRELAELRPLAEAHARLVRAERELGENRAMLDSETEPEMKAMAREEIARLSGDIERLGEEIRLLLIPKDPNDEKNILIEIRAGAGGEEASLFATELFRAYSMYADGKRWKVEVLSRSETGLGGTKEVIAMIEGRGAYSRLKFESGVHRVQRVPATEAGGRIHTSTVTVAVMPEAEEYDVQIHPDDLRIDVFRSSGPGGQSVNTTDSAVRITHVPTGLVVQCQDEKSQLKNKSKAMKILRSRLYDAEMEKRNAERADLRRSQVGTGDRSERIRTYNFPQNRVTDHRIGLTVHQLSSVLSGAFDPFIDALTTRYQVEALRK, encoded by the coding sequence TTGCGGGATAAGCTCGAATCGCTTTCGGCGAAGGTCCCGGAGCTCGAGCGGCTCCTGTCGGACCCTTCGGTCACGGGAAACGCCCGGGAGATGCAGCGCGTGGGCCGGGAGCTGGCCGAGCTGCGCCCGCTGGCGGAGGCGCACGCCCGTCTGGTCAGGGCCGAACGGGAGCTCGGGGAGAACCGGGCGATGCTCGATTCGGAGACCGAGCCCGAGATGAAGGCGATGGCCCGGGAGGAGATCGCGCGGCTCTCGGGCGACATCGAACGGCTCGGGGAGGAGATCCGCCTCCTCCTGATCCCGAAGGATCCCAACGACGAGAAGAACATCCTGATCGAGATCCGGGCGGGGGCCGGGGGGGAGGAGGCGTCCCTCTTCGCCACGGAGCTGTTCCGCGCCTACTCGATGTACGCCGACGGCAAGCGCTGGAAGGTCGAGGTTCTCTCCCGCAGCGAGACGGGGCTGGGGGGGACCAAGGAAGTGATCGCGATGATCGAGGGGCGGGGGGCGTACAGCCGCCTCAAGTTCGAAAGCGGCGTCCACCGGGTGCAGCGGGTGCCGGCGACCGAGGCGGGGGGCCGGATCCACACCTCCACGGTGACGGTGGCGGTCATGCCCGAGGCCGAGGAGTACGACGTGCAGATCCACCCCGACGACCTTCGGATCGACGTGTTCCGCTCCTCCGGCCCGGGCGGCCAGAGCGTCAACACCACCGATTCCGCGGTCCGGATCACCCATGTCCCGACGGGGCTGGTCGTCCAGTGCCAGGACGAGAAGTCGCAGCTGAAGAACAAGTCGAAGGCGATGAAGATCCTGCGTTCGCGGCTCTACGACGCCGAGATGGAGAAACGGAACGCCGAGCGCGCGGACCTGCGCCGCTCCCAGGTCGGGACGGGGGACCGCAGCGAGCGGATCCGCACCTACAACTTCCCGCAGAACCGGGTGACCGACCACCGGATCGGGCTCACCGTGCACCAGCTCTCCTCCGTCCTGTCGGGCGCGTTCGACCCGTTCATCGACGCCCTCACGACCCGATACCAGGTCGAAGCGCTCCGGAAATAA